From the genome of Deinococcus sp. JMULE3, one region includes:
- a CDS encoding GTP-binding protein encodes MTSARPDDRIPVVVVGGFLGAGKTTLVNHLIRSLPHRLGVIVNEFGAQGVDGSLIERLQDDVTELTAGCLCCTGRDDLLRALVTIAMREQKPDAVIVELSGVADPTPVLTTLLERSVRAAFRVTTLVAVVDARHALQTLREHPEAARQLAYANVVVLNKTDLADPALLDHAQGVLRGVNPLADIKRVEQGQIDAEALLARDDFDPRVLDGVDTRAAHTPGLKSFTLRADRPLDPYAWQRFMTDYLLSRPAEVLRAKGFLDLFGYPQRILFQAVRDLFTADAWEAGDGTSELVVIGRGLDRAEFEAAWAACLTPDPHDLIPD; translated from the coding sequence ATGACGAGTGCGCGCCCGGATGACCGGATTCCTGTGGTGGTGGTGGGCGGCTTTCTGGGGGCCGGGAAGACGACGCTGGTGAATCACCTGATCCGGTCGCTGCCGCACCGGCTGGGCGTGATCGTGAACGAGTTCGGCGCGCAGGGCGTGGACGGCAGCCTGATCGAGCGACTGCAGGACGACGTGACGGAACTGACGGCCGGGTGCCTGTGCTGCACGGGCCGCGACGACCTGCTGCGGGCGCTGGTGACGATCGCCATGCGCGAGCAGAAACCGGACGCGGTGATCGTGGAACTGTCCGGCGTGGCCGACCCGACGCCGGTCCTGACGACGCTGCTGGAACGCTCGGTGCGCGCGGCGTTCCGCGTGACGACGCTCGTGGCGGTCGTGGACGCCCGGCACGCCCTCCAGACGCTGCGGGAGCATCCGGAGGCGGCGCGGCAGCTGGCGTACGCGAACGTGGTCGTGCTGAACAAGACGGACCTCGCCGACCCGGCCCTGCTGGACCACGCGCAGGGCGTGCTACGGGGCGTGAACCCCCTGGCCGACATCAAGCGGGTCGAGCAGGGGCAGATCGACGCGGAAGCCCTGCTGGCCCGCGACGACTTCGACCCGCGCGTGCTGGACGGCGTGGACACCCGCGCGGCGCACACGCCGGGCCTGAAGTCCTTCACGCTGCGCGCCGACCGCCCCCTGGACCCGTACGCGTGGCAGCGCTTCATGACCGACTACCTGCTGTCCCGCCCGGCCGAGGTGCTGCGCGCCAAGGGGTTCCTCGACCTGTTCGGGTACCCGCAGCGCATCCTGTTCCAGGCGGTGCGGGACCTGTTCACCGCCGACGCCTGGGAGGCAGGTGACGGCACGTCCGAACTCGTGGTGATCGGCCGGGGCCTGGACCGCGCGGAGTTCGAGGCCGCGTGGGCCGCGTGCCTGACGCCCGACCCGCACGACCTCATCCCGGACTGA
- a CDS encoding lipopolysaccharide assembly protein LapB → MRINLLTLTATLALTVPLQLAAAQTDTTQATTTQTPAALAADARALADQARATYPRGSANIDQTLWKQAAAAAEAAVAAAPGNPEYLKLRAAIYTEVGFWKQAETTWTAYFQAAPSAVRNTPEAKSAATVQYNLGYAAYTRNQPDQAAKFFDTCLTFDPASAPCATWAARTALEAGQYTQARTLYDRALTLNPGDKTLAYFRALTDRAAQYGPAATRAFSRAYGDLDAGRKAQALAGFQEAARSAPNFADAQREAGRLALDLNDTQAALDAYTALGALPGATASDRYNLALAQEAQTYGLQAVRTYRAAYAKYAAGDKTAAEAGFQAATTQNPRYAKAWAWLGRTRYERKDYPGAAAAYTQAVALDPTDKSSAYYLKLAQQGR, encoded by the coding sequence ATGCGAATCAACCTGCTGACCCTGACCGCCACCCTGGCCCTGACCGTCCCCCTGCAACTGGCCGCCGCGCAGACCGACACGACCCAGGCCACCACCACCCAGACGCCTGCTGCGCTCGCCGCCGACGCCCGCGCCCTGGCTGACCAGGCCCGCGCCACCTACCCCAGGGGCAGCGCGAACATCGACCAGACCCTCTGGAAACAGGCTGCCGCCGCCGCCGAGGCTGCCGTCGCCGCCGCGCCCGGCAACCCCGAGTACCTGAAACTCCGCGCCGCCATCTACACCGAGGTCGGCTTCTGGAAACAGGCCGAGACCACCTGGACCGCGTACTTCCAGGCCGCGCCCAGCGCCGTGCGGAACACTCCCGAAGCGAAGAGTGCCGCCACGGTCCAGTACAACCTCGGGTACGCCGCGTACACCCGCAACCAGCCGGATCAGGCCGCGAAGTTCTTCGACACCTGCCTCACCTTCGACCCCGCCAGCGCCCCCTGCGCCACCTGGGCCGCCCGCACCGCACTCGAAGCCGGGCAGTACACCCAGGCCCGCACCCTGTACGACCGGGCGCTGACCCTGAACCCCGGCGACAAGACCCTGGCGTACTTCCGCGCCCTGACCGACAGGGCCGCGCAGTACGGCCCCGCCGCCACCCGCGCCTTCAGCCGCGCCTACGGCGACCTGGACGCCGGACGCAAAGCCCAGGCGCTCGCCGGATTCCAGGAAGCCGCCCGCAGCGCCCCCAACTTCGCCGACGCGCAGCGCGAAGCCGGACGCCTCGCCCTGGACCTGAACGACACCCAGGCCGCGCTGGACGCGTACACGGCCCTGGGCGCCCTGCCCGGCGCGACCGCCAGTGACAGATACAACCTCGCCCTGGCGCAGGAAGCGCAGACGTACGGCCTCCAGGCGGTCCGGACCTACCGCGCCGCCTACGCCAAGTACGCCGCCGGGGACAAGACCGCCGCCGAGGCAGGCTTCCAGGCCGCCACCACCCAGAACCCCAGATACGCCAAGGCGTGGGCGTGGCTGGGCCGCACCCGCTACGAACGCAAGGACTACCCCGGCGCGGCCGCCGCGTACACCCAGGCCGTCGCGCTGGACCCCACCGACAAGAGCAGCGCGTACTACCTGAAACTCGCCCAGCAGGGCAGGTAA